Part of the Lycium ferocissimum isolate CSIRO_LF1 chromosome 6, AGI_CSIRO_Lferr_CH_V1, whole genome shotgun sequence genome, AATACAGAGAGCATATCATTTTATTATTGAATAGTTTTGATAATCAAAGTCCACAAACCCGACTGATCTAAATTCACACTAAATAAGCTCACGGCGCTCGATCACTAAGCAGGTAAATTGTTTACTAGtaagaaattatattttcatgactCGAACATAGACTTCTGAATCATATCACACCTCGGTTATACCATATTTACTAACGCTGTGTTATATACAGCCACTTTTTCTTGTTTAGCCATGCATaacgcccccccccccaacccaaatcccccccccccccccccgcgcggGACAACCCTCATCATGATCGACAAGAtggtattattttattaatgaaCTAAACATTAATAGAATGTTTCCGTCTCTCACACAAACCAACAAAAACATATAGCCTCTCACAAGTAGGAGTTTCTGTAGCTTACAAATTGATACTACAATTTGATTGGTACAACTTGTCTTTTCTTAATTCGTTTCCTCCATCTTTTCAAGCCTTTATAAGTGAACCAAACCCCATGAACACTTCACACAAACTAGCCAAAATctttgagagagaaaaagaaaaaaggaaaatcaatAGTACcctttttaagaaagaaaaacaaaatggcTCTTGAAACCGTTGTTTTTCAACAAGATCCTTTCACTTATAGCCCCAAAGATTGTAATTTTTACAATCTTGAAAATTTTCACGACTATGGCTTTGGCTTTGAGGGATACTATAATAATTGGGATTCTTCTAATTCTTCAATAGCACAAAGTTataacaacagcaacaacaacaacaataataataattctTCGTCGGAAGTTTGCACTACCGGATTCTTGCCGGTAGGATGTTCTCCGGTGGAGAATACGGTTGTTTCGGGGCGGGGAAAAAGGCGAAGGACGAAATGCTCGAAGAATAAGGAAGAACTAGAGAACCAAAGGATGACTCACATTGCCGTAGAGAGAAATCGCCGTCGGCAAATGAACGATTACCTAGCCATTCTCCGGTCGTTAATGCCACCATCCTATGCTCAACGGGTACTTTTTTAATTTCTCACGTAACCACATGCATTAATAAACATCTTGGCAATTGGTAGTGGTTTTATTTTTTgagtttaaattttatgcaCCGATGATtattaaaagatatttttatgCAATCAGGTCACTAATAAGGTACTTATAAATAatgttttaaataaatattaattagttACCTGATAAAATTAGTATGATGTTATCATTGGTGAAAACTCGCTGATAGTATAAAAAATCTTTATGTAAAGATTTTACTGTACATCACTTAAATCCTTGTACCGTAAAGAGTTTTCATACAATTAATGCAACTAAACCTATTACAATAGGTTATTATCTTATATTTTAGGCTATACTATTAGACTTATTATATTGAATTGCTTGTCGTCGCTTGTTCAACTGTAACTCACAGTGTAAAACTAAAACTCATGCACGGTTAATGAACATAATTGTAAACTcagtttttgttgttgttctgttattgttgttattctacAGAGGAAGGGTGAGATTTAGTTATGTTTAGCATTTTCCAGCACCCAGTTTTACTGGGTCTGATTCGTATTGTTATTGCAACATTTTCGAGCATAATTAattgatatatgtatattttcataaatttgtGAGTTTAATCTTTATACTTTACTTTGTGTATTCACCAGAACATTGGAGTACTCGCCTTTTCGTGCGTGTatttttctttatgtatttctTGGATTAAGTGTATTATTTGGGTTGGTAATTACGTACTGATAGGTCGTGTTTATTAATTGAAAAAACAACGTTTAAATTGCCCTATAAGAGTAGGAAACATCCAGCTCGGTAGTTAAAAGTCAATAAACTAGTACTAGTTGTAAAACCTTATTGTAAATGATTGATACAAtaatttaaccttttttttatatttttttttttatattttctcataaTAATGTTAACAGGGAGACCAAGCATCAATTGTTGGAGGCTCAATTAATTTTGTGAAAGAACTTGAacaactccttcaattcttggaaacACATAAACAAGTTACAAAAAACCAACCACCAAATTTTTCTCATACTAATCCATTCTCTAAATTCTTCACTTTCCCTCAATATTCTACCGGAAACAACTCCTCGTTGGCGGCCACCACCAACGATGAGGGGTCAACGATGATGGAGGAGAGGCAGTCGGCAGTGGCCGACATCGAGGTGACCATGGTGGAAAGTCATGCTAATGTTAAGGTGTTATCAAGGAGAAGACCAAAACAATTGTTGAAGATTGTAAATTGGTTACAAGCTATGTGTCTTACTATTCTTCACCTTACTGTTACAACAGCTGATCATATGGTACTCTACACATTTAGTGTCAAGGTTTGTACATGcacaattttctaaaaattatgtCATTTCTTTCGttttatatatgatgatatttcaGTGTATACGACGGACTTTTGTCATGTACTAAAAATATCCTAATTAATACTTCTTGTCTCTGAATTTTTATGACTACAACAGATGCCAGGGATAAAAATGGAAAGTCAAAACTTAACGAGTTGGAGATATAgaaatatgttattttttaactggaacaaactaaaaagtaagaGGGCCTTACAAAATGGAATAGAGAAAGTACGCAGA contains:
- the LOC132060566 gene encoding transcription factor bHLH96-like, which produces MALETVVFQQDPFTYSPKDCNFYNLENFHDYGFGFEGYYNNWDSSNSSIAQSYNNSNNNNNNNNSSSEVCTTGFLPVGCSPVENTVVSGRGKRRRTKCSKNKEELENQRMTHIAVERNRRRQMNDYLAILRSLMPPSYAQRGDQASIVGGSINFVKELEQLLQFLETHKQVTKNQPPNFSHTNPFSKFFTFPQYSTGNNSSLAATTNDEGSTMMEERQSAVADIEVTMVESHANVKVLSRRRPKQLLKIVNWLQAMCLTILHLTVTTADHMVLYTFSVKVEDNCQLNTVTEIATAVHEMVGMIKEEAMSC